The window CCTGTGAAAGGCTCATATACATGGAACCTGATGAAAAGGAGAAACTGGAAAGGTTTCTTATGTTCTGCATGGGCCAGAAAAATGTCTACCTGATAATATCCGGGGACAGGGAAACGTTCTTTGAGTGGTATCAGACCTTCCATAATATCAGCACCTCCGCGATCTGCGAGGTGAAGCCGCTGGATAGCGCAAATGTCCTTGATACATATGGAGAGGAAAAGATCTTCTGGGATACGGGCGAATATTATAAGCCTATCGAATTTGAGCTTCTCCATGCGAATATGAGCATGGAGAAGGTTCTTTCGGACATGCTGAAGGGTGTAAAGGATACGTTTGAATTCAGAAATATCCTTTCAGTCTTTGTTGACAAACATGAGAATATCCTCAAGCGGTACACGGTGGAAGATATCGTTTACGAGACCTCTCTGCCTTACGACAGCATCCTGGGTCACGTCAATCTCCTGAAAGAGAAAGACATTGTGAAGGAGACGGAATCCTCCGGATTGACCTATTATTCACTGACGAGCAGATACCTGAAAGAGCCTCTGTATAAGCTCCTCGAACTTGATGCATTCGAGGAAAAGAAGAGGATAAGGAACATCCTGAAGAATTCTCTCGTGAACGAAACATTTCTTGACAGGGGTGCACTGAACGCGATTGAAAGATGGAAAGACCATATGATTTTTACCAAGGAAGAGATGGGTCTTGTCCTCGGCAGTATCGTCGATCTTCTGAATGACCCCTCCCATTTCTTCGAGAAGGCAAAAAGAGATGGCAAGGGCATTGATGTGCAGCCCGTATTGAAGTTCCTCTATTCCGATGATATCGAAAAACGGAAGAAGGCCATTGCCTTGCTCGTCGATATCCAGGACAGGAACATGATCAATCCTCTCCTCCACCATCTGAGACAGGAGAACGTGCTGGAGATCAGGGACCTCGTGATAAAAGGGATAGGGCTTACGGGAAAGAAGAAGGCAATGATAGCGATCATGAATACGCTCAACGAGATAGGCGATACACAATTGCGGTTGAAAGCGATAGAATTCTTTTATTCCCTCTTCGGCGAGAACACAAAACAATTGTTGACGGAGATAAGGGAGACCGAGGAAGACCCGGTCATCATCAAAAAGATAGATACACTCCTTACTAAGCTGCCGGTATCTTCGTGATGCCCTGCATATAGGGCCTCAGGGCCTCCGGTACGATAATACCCCCGTCCTTCGTCTGGTAGTTTTCCATGACGGCCATGACCGTCCTTCCCACCGCGAGACCTGACCCGTTCAGGGTGTGGACGAAGTCGATCTTCCCGCCCTGTTTTCTGTACCTGATCTTTGCTCTCCTTGCCTGGAAGTTTTCAAAGTTGCTGCAGGATGATATCTCGCGATAGATGTTCTGCCCCGGGAGCCAGACCTCGATGTCATAGGTCTTTGCAGAGGAAAATCCGAGATCACCGGTGCAGAGCAGGGAGACCCTGTAATGGATATTCAGCCTTTTAAGAATATCCTCGGCATCGAGGAGAAGCCTCTCGAGTTCATCATATGAGCTCTCCGGATCGGTGAATTTTACGAGCTCGACCTTGTTGAACTGGTGCTGCCTGGTCAGCCCCCTTGTGTCTTTTCCATGCGCCCCTGCTTCTTTCCGGAAGCACGGTGTATAAGCGACGTATTTCAGAGGCAGCTCATCTTCCCTGAGGATCTCACCGGCGTAGATGTTTGTGACGGGGACCTCGGCGGTGGGTATGAGAAAGTAATCGAGCCCGTCGAGCTTGAACAATTCCTCCTCGAACTTCGGTAACTGGCCCGTGCCCGTCATTGCCTCACGGTTCACCATAAAGGGAGGCAGGACCTCCGTATATCCATGCTCTCTCGTATGGAGGTCAAGCATAAAGTTGATAAGCGACCTTTCGAGCAGGGCGCCGTAACCTTTGTAGAGGGTAAAACGGGAACCGGTTATCTTTGCCGCCCTCTTGAAATCAAGGATGTCAAGTTTCTCACCCATATCCCAGTGCGCAAGTGGGTCGAAATCGAAAAGAGGTTTTTCTCCCCACACCTTCACCACCTTGTTCTCCGCGTCACCGGTACCGGCAGGGACCGAATCGTGCGGGATGTTCGGTATGACGAGGATCATATCTTCCCACTCTTTTTCCACGGCCTTCAGTGACAGTTCCATCTCCTCAATGTTTTTTCCGATGGTTCTCAGGTGTTCTATCTGCCCGGCAGCATCAGAGCCGGCCTTTTTCAGTTTCGCGATCTCGTTGGAGAGGGCGTTCTTTTCGCTCTTCATCCTTTCAGATCCCTGGATCAGCCTTCTCCGCTCTTCCTCAATGCCCATGAGTCTTTCGACATCAAAGGAAGCCCCTCGCTTCCCGAGGCTTTCTTTGACCAGTTCGATGTTCTCACGGATAAGTTTTGGGTCGATCATATTCAGTCCTCCAATAGATCAGGGTTAAATTCAATGGGTTTGTATGTGTAAAGCGTGCCGTGTAACGTGTAAAGAACCTGCCCGTCTATGAGAAAAAGGATCTTCTGTGCCTCTTTGAAAGTCGCAAGAAAGGAATGGGCGATTGAATAAACGGTGAGGATCTCCTTCATGGTGGACGGACTGTCGCTGATGATGTCCCTTGAGACATTGAGGTACATGACCCCATCCGTATCCGTTGCAGACTCGTAGAGCGTGAAGCCTTGCGGAAGGTGTTTTCCCTGCTTCAGCTTATTGATGATCATCTCGGTCTTTTCTTTATCGGAGATGTTGCTCCTGACAACAAATATCTTCTCGATCAGCCTGTTCTGCGCGGGGAAAAATACCGAGACCATCTGTTTATCGGGGGCCGTAAAGATCGTTTTTGGTTCCAGCGCGACCTTCACTCTATACCCGGTAACGATTATGGCAAGAACAACAACGAGTGCCAGAAGGATAATAAAGACGGTCCGAACCGGTCTCTGCTGAGCCTTTTTCCTCTCCGATCTTTTATCTATCATCATCCTTTGGTCTTTGCTCCTTTGCTCGC of the Syntrophorhabdaceae bacterium genome contains:
- the serS gene encoding serine--tRNA ligase is translated as MIDPKLIRENIELVKESLGKRGASFDVERLMGIEEERRRLIQGSERMKSEKNALSNEIAKLKKAGSDAAGQIEHLRTIGKNIEEMELSLKAVEKEWEDMILVIPNIPHDSVPAGTGDAENKVVKVWGEKPLFDFDPLAHWDMGEKLDILDFKRAAKITGSRFTLYKGYGALLERSLINFMLDLHTREHGYTEVLPPFMVNREAMTGTGQLPKFEEELFKLDGLDYFLIPTAEVPVTNIYAGEILREDELPLKYVAYTPCFRKEAGAHGKDTRGLTRQHQFNKVELVKFTDPESSYDELERLLLDAEDILKRLNIHYRVSLLCTGDLGFSSAKTYDIEVWLPGQNIYREISSCSNFENFQARRAKIRYRKQGGKIDFVHTLNGSGLAVGRTVMAVMENYQTKDGGIIVPEALRPYMQGITKIPAA
- a CDS encoding GerMN domain-containing protein, producing MMIDKRSERKKAQQRPVRTVFIILLALVVVLAIIVTGYRVKVALEPKTIFTAPDKQMVSVFFPAQNRLIEKIFVVRSNISDKEKTEMIINKLKQGKHLPQGFTLYESATDTDGVMYLNVSRDIISDSPSTMKEILTVYSIAHSFLATFKEAQKILFLIDGQVLYTLHGTLYTYKPIEFNPDLLED